The DNA sequence TAGAGATAAAATAAATTCGGATGGTCACAAAATTAGAATTTATGTTCCGTACGGGAAAAAGTGGTACGCTTATTCAATTCGAAGAATGCAAGAAAATCCGGAAGTTGCCGGACACATTGCAAAAAGTATATTTAAGTTTAATTAATGATTGTTCTCGGAATAGAAAGTTCGTGTGATGAAACTTCCGTTTCCATTTTAAAAAATGGCGAAGCGTTAACTAATTTAATTTCATCTCAACATTTTCATAATAAATTTGGCGGAGTAGTTCCCGAACTTTCAAGCAGAGCACATCTTCAACAAATAATTCCGTTATTAAAACAGGCGCTTGTATCAACAAATATAAAATTAACTGATATTGATTTAATTTCTGCAACTGCTGGTCCCGGATTGATTGGAGCGCTTTTAGTCGGATTAACTTTTGGTAAAAGTTTAGCGCTTTCATTGAACAAACCTTTCATTCCGGTTAATCATATTGAAGGTCATATTTTTTCTGGATTTCTGATGAAAGAAAAACCTGAGTTTCCATTTTTGTGCATTGTCGTTTCCGGCGGACACACTTTATTGCTTTTAGTTAAAAGTGAATTTGAAATAGTAAAATTGGGTTCTACAATTGATGATGCAATTGGCGAAGCATTTGATAAAGTTTCCAAAATGTTAAAACTTGGTTATCCGGGCGGACCAATAATTCAAAAATATGCGGAAACCGGCGATGAAAATTCGATAGATTTTCCAATCGGAAAAACAAAAAATAAATTTGATTTTTCTTTCAGCGGATTGAAAACTTCCGTTTTAAGATTTATTCAAAATATTGAAAATTCACGAGAATTGATTGAAAATGATAAACTAAATATTGCCGCATCTTTTCAAAAAGCTGCCATAATATCAATATCAAAAAGAGTTATTTTTGCTTTAAGTGAATTTGAAATAAAAAGTATTTCTTTGGTTGGCGGAGTTGCAGCAAATCAAGAATTACGCAATGAAATAATTTTAATTGGGAAAAAATTTAATAAAAATGTTGTCATCCCTAATCTTGAATTTTGCGGTGATAATGCTGCAATGATTGCTTTGCGTGGATTTCAATATTTTAAGGGAGGATACAAATTTCCGTTAAGTTCAAATGCATATCCTAATTTAACAAAAGATTATTTTGAAAATTCTGTGACAAATAAATTGGCATAAATTATTTTTAAAAAGTTTATGAAAAGAAAAATTTCTAAAAAAATATTCAAAATTTCTAAAAATAAAATTTATTTTTTTATCGCATTACTAATTTTTACTTTAGGATTTTTTTCTTTTTCATTTTATAGCCCAAATTTTAATGGAACATCAAAATCTATTTTAATAGATATACAACAAGGTTCAACTTTCAATTCCATTATTGATTCACTTTACAATAAAAAAATAATCTCAAGCAAAGTAAAATTAAAGTTAGCTTCATATTTATTTAGAGCTGATAAAAATATTAAAGCCGGTCGATATGAAATTCCGGATGGAATTAACTATGTTGAGTTATTAAAACTTTTAATTGAAGGTCGTCCGAAAAATCAAAAATTAGTTACAATTCAAGAAGGTATTTGGCAAGAAAATTTAGCAGAACTTTTAAATAAAGAATTGGGGATTAATAAACAAAGATTTTTAGAATTATCTACGGACGAAAAATTTATCAAAAGTTTAAATTTAAATGTAACTTCTTTGGAAGGTTATTTATTACCGGAAACATATTATTTTTATGATGGAACAAATGAAGAAGAAATTCTGAAAAAGTTGAGTTCTGAAATAAAAAAAATATTTGAGAAGAAAGAAGTTATTGATCAAATGAAATTGTTGATTATGGATCAGAATCAAATTTTAACAATGGCATCAATTATAGATGGCGAATCAAATATTATTCCGGAGTTTAAAAGAATTGCCGGAGTTTATTATAATAGATTAAAAAATAATTGGAAGCTGCAAGCTGATCCTACGGTGCAGTATGTGCTTAGACAAAGAGGTGATAAAATCAATCAAATCCTTTATAAAGATTTGGAAATAGATTCAAAATTTAATACATATTTGTATTATGGATTGCCACCAGCTCCAATTAATAATCCCGGAAAAGAAGCAATTATGGCAGCGTTATTTCCCGAAGAACATAATTATTTTTATTTTGTTGCAGATGGAAAAGGCGGACATGTATTTTCTGAATCTTCTCGTGAACATCAAAATCAAGTAAATA is a window from the Ignavibacteriota bacterium genome containing:
- the tsaD gene encoding tRNA (adenosine(37)-N6)-threonylcarbamoyltransferase complex transferase subunit TsaD, producing MIVLGIESSCDETSVSILKNGEALTNLISSQHFHNKFGGVVPELSSRAHLQQIIPLLKQALVSTNIKLTDIDLISATAGPGLIGALLVGLTFGKSLALSLNKPFIPVNHIEGHIFSGFLMKEKPEFPFLCIVVSGGHTLLLLVKSEFEIVKLGSTIDDAIGEAFDKVSKMLKLGYPGGPIIQKYAETGDENSIDFPIGKTKNKFDFSFSGLKTSVLRFIQNIENSRELIENDKLNIAASFQKAAIISISKRVIFALSEFEIKSISLVGGVAANQELRNEIILIGKKFNKNVVIPNLEFCGDNAAMIALRGFQYFKGGYKFPLSSNAYPNLTKDYFENSVTNKLA
- the mltG gene encoding endolytic transglycosylase MltG; translation: MKRKISKKIFKISKNKIYFFIALLIFTLGFFSFSFYSPNFNGTSKSILIDIQQGSTFNSIIDSLYNKKIISSKVKLKLASYLFRADKNIKAGRYEIPDGINYVELLKLLIEGRPKNQKLVTIQEGIWQENLAELLNKELGINKQRFLELSTDEKFIKSLNLNVTSLEGYLLPETYYFYDGTNEEEILKKLSSEIKKIFEKKEVIDQMKLLIMDQNQILTMASIIDGESNIIPEFKRIAGVYYNRLKNNWKLQADPTVQYVLRQRGDKINQILYKDLEIDSKFNTYLYYGLPPAPINNPGKEAIMAALFPEEHNYFYFVADGKGGHVFSESSREHQNQVNRYRIWRENNK